GTGAAGTTGGATAACAATAAAATATTGAGATTATTATGTGGATAGACTGATGATCATATTGTTGGATATGTGCCTCCAAAcacaagaggggggtgaattgtgGAGCTTTGAAAAACAACGATTGAAAACAAAATCTTTGCGAAAATcacaatttaaaataatttgtaaaacaaacaaagaaataagCAGGTAAAGAAATAAATAGATGGAAAATagaggaaataaaataaaataaagaagatAGTGGAAAGAGAAGACACCATCAAATTATAGAGGTTCGGTCTAAATGAAGGTGAACTAATACAAGGATTTGATGTTTTTCAATGGCTAACTTCCAACCATACAACAAGTAGAGTTTTGGCTAGTTATCCTCCTAACCAAACAGAGGTTTTATAGGGATGGTCTCTTAATTGAGATGGAGTTTTATATTGGTTATCCTTTGAACTGAGATGTAGTTTTATATTAGCTATCCTCCAAATCGAGATGGATTTTAATGTTGGCTATCCTTCAAACCGAACCAGGGTTTTACATAGGTTGAACTCCGAATTAAGATGAGATTTTACACAGGCTAATCTCAAACTAAGATGAGATTTCGCACACACTTATCTAGAACCAAGAAGAGATTTTATATGGGTTGGTCTCTAACTGACATAAATTTTACAATACGCTGAGCTCGATAATCTTTATGCATATTTTAATGGTTGATCTTGATGAATTAAACAAAAGCTTTTGTAGTAGGCAAAACTTACGAACCAAACATAGACTTCCTAAGACAATTCCCAAACTAAATAAGAGCTTTTACTGGTTTAACTCACAACCAAAAAACCACTTACAAAAGATACTTTACTCAAGATATAATACACTCTTGGGTAAATTACAAATATGCCCTTCATTTAGAATAAAAATTATCACTAAGCACAAGAATACTCTCAAAGCACTAAGGCAAAATtcaaatgagaaaaatgagagaTTTATAGTAAAAGATGAGAGAGTGAGAAAGTAGGATCAAATATCATctttaaaattatttgaaatgATACAGGAGCTCTCTATTATGGATCAAAGCGTGGTATaaatttagaaacacattatgtGTCAAATAAGTGTCATTATCAATTAAGCTAATCAATTATTAGATCCCAAAATGGAATGTTTTTATTTATAGCTATTTCCAACCATTAAGATACTTGTTCTAATTGATTGTAAGCgttacaaattaaaatattaaattaaagtgCCCCTGTTCAAATTTGGAGTCAAATATGCATACAAAATTTTTGGTAGTTAATTCAAAATTTCGGTACAAACAAATTTTCGGTAGTGTATTTATAATTTCCAGTACCAGCTAATACCGGGATTTTCAAAATTTTACGATACGTTAGAAATATTATCGGTATTTTCAAAAATGGCATGTTATACCGAAAATTTCAACCAATGCAAAATTTTTTATAgtgaaattttattaattttccaACGGTTAGGATTTTCCTGACAATTTTGTACGAGTGTGATTACACCGACCATTTTGTGTGGTCCAGAATGAATCCAAAGTTGAATAGGGGTCATCTATTGAGAAAAACATCTCAAAATGTCTCttcttcaattttttattaaGGCAGAAGTGTACTTCAACGGAGATAAACCTTTTGTAGAGTTTCGGCTTCCAGATGACACCACATCTCTCGCCTCCTTGACATTCAAGTTGAATGGATTGTTACCTAAGATAACAGAAAGGTGAGAAAGATCGAGTTTTGTGAAGATTAGATTGATACTgatggaagggtgaaatacaacctTATTGAGTTTAAGACCGATGAAGATTTGACGATTGTGTGGAGATCATTTTGTCGTAGGCTAACTAAGGGGCCGATCAAGTCTGATGTGAAGATTTCAAAATCTGTCGACGACATAattaagatgttgaaacatccatAATCATCTGGTAGTGTCTAAGTTTTTATGTTTCGTCATTGTTAATTTATGTTACTTGTAAAGTCTTAACTTATGTTCATCTATGAAATATGTAATCGATAAAATATAATGTAATAAAAGGTACGGAGCTAAGTAGTCTGagttagaaaatatataaataatgcaaCTGTAAAATCAAATAACTAAGTAGGTCCCCCACGGGTTGTGTGTTATCCGTGATAATTCTGTAAAAATCTCACTATCTAGGTTTACCAAACCCATGAGATTATccataaataaatgcaaaaataccagaatttttaaaatttctaataaaaATGTAAAGGATTGAATTGTGAAATTTCCAATAAAAAaacttactcttttcaaaaattttGATAAAAGTATGAATTTTCGGTACCGCCTTAGAGGTTTTGAAATTCCCACATATTATgagtgaattttaaaataaaaaaaaaaaaaattagtccaTTCATTGAGTTTGTGGGGTGCATGATATAAATGGGGATCGCAGGTTAAATCCGTGAAAAGAGAACATGGCGGCCCAATGGATTTTATAATGGTTTTTCACACTTTCAACTCTCTCGAAATGCGAATAGCAGAGAAGAACAGCTTAGAGATTCTTTCACTTCATTTCACTCCGATTGTTAGAAAAAGCGTTACCAATGAGAATTCATGCTAGATTTTTCAATTTCCGTCATCTTCTTCGGTTGCGAAACCAATACGAATCAAAATCCAAACTCACACTTCCAAATTTCCGTCATCGTCCTTACTCTTCCGGTAACTTACCCCCCTTCAAATATTGtagcttttaattttttattcttttgtttgTTGAATGCACTAGCTTTGATAACAGAAGTTCAACCTGAAATTTCGCCGGATCTGTTAAACATAATGGAACAACGATTCTCAGCTATTAAGTATAGGGCTAAGTCTCTTGATAATCTCATTAATCAGGTAATgcaattttgatgttttttacttttttttatgtttaatacTGAATAGTTTTGATGGTAGTTCTTGTATGTTTAATTTAATGATTATGTGATTAATTTGATTCGAGATGATTATCTTATGTATAATTAATGTTGTTGATTGAAGACAGCCAGAAGTGTCGCCATCCGAGTATGCAAGAGCTAACAAGGAGCTTCGAAAGCTCAGTGGTTCGGTGGAACTTATTAATGAACTGAAGGATAAACAGAAGGTAATTTTATGGTTATGTGATTCTGTTGATGCAACATGTTTTGCTTAGCAAGAACTCCAAGTTGCTTGAATTGCATGTAGTATAACTGAGTAAGTGTTTTGGGAGAAGACAATAAAGTAATGTCTTTGTCTTATGTTTATGATATTCAGATAATGATTTGGCAATACAGACTACCTTATTTTGGTAAAGGACTTTTTTTTGTTGAAGAATCGTTGAGTTAGTTAATATTAAAAGTATTGTGTGGCTTAATTTTAGATTGGAGTTTAACTAAATATACCCTTCATAAGTAAGTGTAGCAGAGATGAAAATATTAGAGTGTTGAGGTAACATCTATAGTAGAAAAGATGGTGAAAAATAGACTTGGGAGGTTTAGACATATAGAGAGAGAGAAGACTTGTGAATTATGTGGTAATGATAGTAGATCAAATGGAGAGGAATCAAACAAGTAGAGGTAGAGAAAGACCTAGataaactataagagaagttattaagaaagatctcgagattaataATTTGAATAGAAGTATGGTATTGGATAGAACATTATGCCAGAAGTTGATCAATGTAGCCAACCCCACTTAGCGGGATAAGgcatggttgttgttgttgttgtataaaGGGGGGAGAGAGTGTTCTTTTATCTGTCTTAAGCTATATATATTTTACTTTATTCTTGTGTTCACCTAAGCATATATGCTTTAGCAAACATGTATTTAAAGACGAATATACTTAGTTCATGACACAACACAATAATGTCGTTTGATTCTTGTTTGTAGTCAACTCCACTTAGTCGAAAAAGGCGTTGTTGTTATTTCTCCCACGGCATTTTTTTTTTCTATGCCTTTTAGGTGGCTTACTTTCTATTTGCATTTCCTATGTGATTTATTTACCATACATTTTAGAATTTGAAGCTTGGCTATTGGTTTTCTTGAAAATCATCTGATACTCATTTTGACCATTGTAGGAAATTGATGGCTTGAAGTCACTAATGACTGAATGTTCTGAAGACAAAGACATGCTTAATATGGCAACAGAGGAAATGGGTCAAGCCATAGAGGAAGTAAGAAAACTGCAGAATTTGTTGCTGAAGTCATTACTTCCTAAGGATGATGCTGATGAAAGAGATTGCATTTTGGAGGTACGAGCAGGTAAATTATCACTGTTGAAAATGGAGATCTATTGTTTGTGTTCATCAAACACATTTTTCAATAAATGTCTACTAACTTGTCTTAGGTCCTGTACTCCTGTTGATCGTTTTGCTTCTGTATCCTTACACTTTCTGTTATTCCCATTTGTTTACACTATTTTTACAGGGAGTGGTGGGGAGGAAGCTTCCTTGTTTGCAATGAACATCCTTAAGATGTAAGGTTTACATTTATCACAGTGGTCACATTCAGAAACTGTTGTCATAGTTTTCTAAAAGAGATCTTGCCTTGCATAATGTAGGTATGAGAAGTATGCTCACAACAAAGGCTGGAAGTTTGAAGTGGTAGATATAGCTCAATCTGATATGAAGGGATTCAAGGTTCGTATTTTATGCATTAATGTGTATTCAATATTACCTGTTTTTCAGTACTGTAACTGTTCGTTTCAGCATCCACCATACATTGGAAACTTCCCACTATATTGTGTACCACCAATTTTTGTCTATCAATTGATGTATGTTTGGTTTTCACTTTCTCAGGAGGCTAGTGCAGCTATTGTAGGAGTTGGTGTTTTTGGGAAACTAAAATTCGAGAGTGGAATTCATAGAGTACAGGTATTTGTCACTGCCTCTCACATTAAATCTATGTGTACATCTCTTTCAACAATTAGtaacattcttttttttttaacagcGAGTTCCTGTCACCGAAAAATTGGGACGCGTTCATACCAGTGCTGTTTCTGTTGCAATTCTCCCTCAGGCCGATGAGGTAATTAATAAATGCCCTTATGAAACAATGCCCTGTGATACGGAACTTACATGCTTGTTTTTTTAAACCTTGAGATCTTCTAAAATaaggataaaataaaaatcatcacaTAGATCCATACAAATGCAATTTCTATCTCTCTGTTTTTTCTTCCTTCGCTTAATATCTTTTACAAGTTCTTGCTAGAATCTTATATTATATGCATGCCCCTTTTGTAGGTCGATGTTCAGTTAAAAAATGAAGACTTAAAAATTGACACCTATAGATCTGGTGGTTCAGGTGGTCAGCATGCAAATACAACTAACAGTGCTGTTCGAATAACTCACCTTCCATCTGGGATTGTGGTTGCTATACAAGATGAGCGTTCTCAGCATATGGTAAATATTCCGAAATGTTTGGCATGGTTCACTTCTTTTTTTTACTGCAATGCTAATGTGGTTATTCTGTTTTACAATTTGTcatcttttttgttgttgttgttgtttttcttatCCTTACATGCTAACCATGCCTTCACATTTCTACTCAGAATAAGGCCAAAGCTCTCAAGGTACTGTGTGCAAAGCTATATGAAATGGAAAGGATAAGACTTCATAGTAGTCGATCAAAGCTCCGATCAGAGCAGGTACAAAAGATCTCTTGATAAATTTTGTTCAGTATGTCAACTTTTTTCCTGGATTGCCTCACCTCAAGTTTCGAATTGTACAGATCGGTAGTGGGGACAGATCTGAACGCATTCGAACATACAATTTTCCTCAAGGCCGCGTAACTGATCATAGAGTTGGTATCACTTATCACAACATAGAAGATGTGATGCTAGGAGAGAGTCTTGATGTCTTCATTGACGCTCTCCTTCTGAAAGAAGAAATGGATGCAATTGCAACTTTTAGTTCTTCTACCTAAGCCGGTGGGTGAAGATTTTGCTTAACATTAATTCACTGTTTTATTTATGTAATTCCCTCACCAAAATGAACGAGTTTCGTATGTTGTTTTAAACGCTAGGCAGAGAAAGAGCATAGCACATAGTGATTTGTGTGTGACTGACTAAATGAGAATAACATGCATTTGGTTTCTCTAAAATAAATTTCACTTTAGAGAGAAAGATGTCAAAAAGTTTAATTGCTCATAAGAAAATTTATGATCTATGATAGTATGCGGAATACATTTTGTTTATGCAAATAAACTCATTTTCTGATTAAGGTATACATTTTCTTTTTTGTGATAAAGAAAGACTCTTCTAAATCTTCAAAAGATAAATGAGACTAGTTGCTATGACATATTGCAGACAACATCTGACTCCCCCAACCTTAAAGGGCTGATATAGTGAATGAATTCCTAGGAAATCTTCAGTTTCTTCACAAAATCAACGTACCATGAAGGGTTGAAATATGAGTGAAGCTACTGACATGGATGATTTGGGAAGAAGCTTTTGTGAATGGAGTTGGAAGGAGAACAAGCTGTTTGAGCTGGCATTAGCAATGGTAGACAAGAAGCACCCCGAACTGTGGGCGATGATCGCAGCTATGATTTGGAGGTGAGAAGAGTGTAGGGGACATCCAATATCCTTTTGGAGGATTTACATGTCATAGAATCTGGAAAACTGGATCATAAACTTGGAGAAATTCAGCCTCGTATCCTTGTTGAGTGTAAGGAGAAATAGCCACATTTAGTCGGATTAAGAATTCGCAACTTCTGACCAGTTTATTGGTAGTGCATAAGCTACAATAAACGATGAGATTGAGAAAATTTGGAAAGTTGAATCATTTTTAACCAAATCAAAAATGCTATAGGACAGTCTTTTCTGGCAAACTCGGTCAAAATAGAGTACCTTAAatgctaaaaataaataaaagtctgATTTCAGATGATTGTATACTggtaaaaattaaagaaattggAAGCAAGTTGCCacaagagaaaataagaaaatgaaGTTTGCAAGCTAAGGGAAACACTTCAATTCAATTATGTTTCTTGGGATTCCGGTGGCGATCAATCCTAGAAGATGTTCGACTTGGAGACCTATAGTGGACAAACTAAGAAAGAGATTAGGGGGATGGCATCACAAACACTTGTCGATAGGAGGGAGAGTGGTGCTCTTGAATTCCGTTTTATCTAGTATACcgattttcttcttttctttttacaaagcTCCTAAGGCTATTGTAAAGAGGCTCATTGATATACAACGATCGTTCTTATGGGGGGGTGAGGAGGGAAGGAAGAAGGTGTGTTGGGTTAGTTGGGACTTGGTGTGTCGGCCAAAGAAGGAGGGAGGTTTAGGGGTGAAGCATTGTGGAAGATTCAATCTTTCACTTCTTTGTAAATGGAAATGGAGGATCTTGGAGGGAGGAAATTTTTTTTGGACTAACTTTCTTTCTTGTAGGTACGGCG
The Vicia villosa cultivar HV-30 ecotype Madison, WI linkage group LG6, Vvil1.0, whole genome shotgun sequence genome window above contains:
- the LOC131610475 gene encoding peptide chain release factor 1, mitochondrial, coding for MRIHARFFNFRHLLRLRNQYESKSKLTLPNFRHRPYSSEVQPEISPDLLNIMEQRFSAIKYRAKSLDNLINQPEVSPSEYARANKELRKLSGSVELINELKDKQKEIDGLKSLMTECSEDKDMLNMATEEMGQAIEEVRKLQNLLLKSLLPKDDADERDCILEVRAGSGGEEASLFAMNILKMYEKYAHNKGWKFEVVDIAQSDMKGFKEASAAIVGVGVFGKLKFESGIHRVQRVPVTEKLGRVHTSAVSVAILPQADEVDVQLKNEDLKIDTYRSGGSGGQHANTTNSAVRITHLPSGIVVAIQDERSQHMNKAKALKVLCAKLYEMERIRLHSSRSKLRSEQIGSGDRSERIRTYNFPQGRVTDHRVGITYHNIEDVMLGESLDVFIDALLLKEEMDAIATFSSST